The following DNA comes from Microbacterium terregens.
GCGTATGGCGTCGAGCTGCGTACCGCATCGGTCGCGAGGGTCGATGACACGCCCACGCGCGTCGAGGTCACCCTCGCAGACGGCACCAGCGAGACCGCCCGCGCGCTTGTCGTGGCGACGGGGATCTCAGACGACCTGCCCGACATCCCCGGGCTGGCCGAGCGCTGGGGCAGCGCCGTGCTCCACTGCCCGTACTGCCACGGGTGGGAGGTGCGCGATCGCCGACTGGGCGTGGTGCTGGTCTCGCCGCGCCAGCTGCATCAGGCGGAGCTCGTCCGGCAATGGAGCGACGATGTCGTCGTGTTCACCGGGGCGATGGGCACACTGGAGCCCGATGCCGCCCGCAGACTGCGTGCGCGGGGCGTCGAGATCATCAGCGAGCCGGTCGTCGAGGTGCTCGGGGACGACCGGGAGGTTTCGGGCGTGCGCCTCGCCGACGGCCAGGTCGTCGAGATCGACGCGATCTTCACCATGGGTGAGGCGCGTCCGCACGACACCTTCCTGGCACACCTCGGGCTCGATCGCGCCGATACGCCGTTCGGGGCGTTCCTCGCTGTCGACGCGACCGGCAAGACGAGCGCCGAACGGATCTGGGCGGCGGGGAACGTCGTGAGTCCGACCGCGAACGTGCCGCTGTCGATGGGTGCCGGCGCGATGGCGGGGGCTGCGGTCAACGGGGCACTCGTGCAGGAGGACTTCGCCCTCGCGTGCGAGGAGGCGGGAGCCGACCTGGCACCCGACGCGTACTGGGATCACCGATACGCGGATGCCGAGCGGATGTGGTCCGGCCGACCGAACCGCGCCGTCGTCGACGCCGTGAGTCAGCTCCCGCCGGGCCGCGCGCTCGATCTGGGCTGCGGGGAGGGTGCCGACACGATCTGGCTGGCGCAGCGGGGATGGGACGCGACCGGCGTCGACATCTCGGCGATCGCGATCGCACGGGCGCAGACCGCTGCCGACGCCGAGAGCGTGAGCGCACGCTTTCTTGCGACGGACCTGTCGGACACGGATGCCGCGGGCGAGTACGACCTCGTCACAGCGAGCTTCTTCCACTCCCCCGTCGCACTGGACCGCACCGGGGCTCTCAAGCGGGCGGCGCAACGCGTCGCGTCCGGCGGACGACTGCTGATCGTGTCGCACGCCGGCCCGCCGCCGTGGGCGCCACCCGGCCACGGCGGCCACGTGTTCCTGACCGCGCCCGAGGAGCTCGCATCTCTCGAGCTGAGCCTCGACGAGTGGACGGTCGAGATCGCGGAGACCCGTTCGCGGGAGGTCGTGGCGCCCGACGGCGCCCCGGCCATGATCGACGATGCGGTAGTGATGGTCCGTCGACGCTGAAAGCGCCCGGGCCACGGCGAGCCTCCGCGGCCGTCCCGGTCTCAGTCGAAGATGCCCACCGACTCGGACAGGCCGGCGATCTCGACCGAGCCTAGTTCGAGGTCGGCAGCCTTGACCGAGTCGAGAATGGATGCCGCGCGCCGCGCACCCGGGATCGGGATGACGTGCGGGCCGAGGGCGAGTTCCCACGCGAGCACCACCTGCTGCGGGCTGACGGCATGCACCTCGCCGACCTCACGGAAGGTCGAGAACCGCGCGCCCACGCTGCGTCCTCCCCCGCCCGTGCCGCCGAGCGGGCTCCACGGCAGGAACGCGATGCCGTGCTCTTCGCAGAACCGCAGCTCGTCGATGCTCCCCGGATGCTTCGGCGAGAACTCGTTCTGCACGCTGGCGAGGTTGCCCTCGCCGAGGACGTCCAGCGCGATCTCGATCTCCTCCACACTCGCGTTCGAGATCCCCACCGCGCGGACGAGGCCGTCCTCCCGCAGCGATGCCAGCGCCTTCATGCTGTCGCCGTACACGCGCGAGCGGTCGGGACGGTGGTACTGGTACAGATCGATCTGGTCGACGCCGAGGATCTCGAGCGACCTCTCGACCGCCTGGCGCAGATACGCCTCCGAACCGTCGCGGCCCCAGACCTCGCCCTCGCTCCGCGTGATCCCGCCCTTGGTTGCGACGAAGATGCTCGCCGCGTCGCCGTCCCAGGTGCGCAGCGCTTCGGCCACGATCCGCTCGTTGTGGCCCATCTCGTTCCACGTGGGGGCGTAGATGTCCGCGGTGTCGACGATGGTGACGCCGGCGTCGAGCGCCGCATGCACCGTCCCCACGGCATCCTCGAACGAGGGGATCTGCTTGTCGTTGTTCATCGACAGGGGCATGGCGCCCAGACCGATCGCGGAAACCTGTCGTCCTACCAGAGTGCGCTGCTTCACGGAGCCTCCTTCTTGTCGTTGCTCACAAGCTTGCCAGGAGCGTGAGAAAACCGTGGATGGACAACCGCGTCTCGCGCCGTACGGGGTGGGAGGGCATCGGCCGACCCTGGCGCCGGCCCGGGGTGCGATGGAGGAGTGCGCGCGAAAACTCTGAATCGCAGCGACGACGGTCGATGGCGATGTCCGCAGCCGTGGCAGTCTGCGGGAGTCGGTCCGACGGGCGCACGGCGGCGGGCCGGGGCTACCGCGGCGACGGCGACTGAGCCAGCTCGTTCGGGTGGTTCGGCGTCCATCCGAACCACCCCTCGTCGGAGGGGATCACGCTCCACGGCCCGCAGGCGAACACCGTGTCGGCACGATACGCGTCCGGCGCACCGTCGATGGTGTAACCGGCCCCGGATTGGCGGATCACTTCCGCGCACAAGGCGGGATCGAGCGCGGTGTCGCTGCTTACCAGCAGGACGGCATCCGAAGCTCCGGCGACAGTGGATTCGACCACACGGACGTCCTTCGCGTCCGCGGGCACCCAAGCAGCGTCGAGGTCCCAGGCCTCCCGGGCTGCCTCGGCGGTCGGAAAGGCGGATGACCGTTGCTTGTAGACAAGCTCGTCCACGACGGCGCACCCCTGCAATGCGAGTGTGGCGGCCACGAGACCGGCGGCGAGGAAGATGACCCGAGATGTGCGGCGTTTATGCATGCTTCCAGCCTCGTCGCACCGGTTCGACCGGTCGTCCGCCGCGAGATGTATCCCGATCCGTCCTGCGAGGTATCCGCGACCGCGTGCCCGGTCCACGGCGGCACGGAGACCGGCGACGGTCGCGTTCGTCGCCGGCCTCCGTCCGTCACGTCAGAGGTGCGTGACTCGCAGCTGCTGGCGGCGCCGGCGCGCGAGCAGATATGCACCGGTGACCGTCATCGCGAGCGCAACCCCGGCTGCGGCCCACGGGACTGCGCTTCCGGTCAGTGCCAGCGGAGAACCGCCCTGCGCGGCGCCGCCCGCAGCACCCGGAAGGGGTGAGGGCGATGCGGGCGGTGGCGTGATCGCACCGCCGGTGACGTTCACCGTCGCCTTCAACACGGTCCCGGTCTGCACACCGGTGAGAGTGATCGTGTGCGGGCCCTCCTCGTCGGGCGCGGTCGCGCTGAACTCGGCGTGGCCGGCCAGAACGTCGACCTGACCGAGGTCGACCGGGTCGGACGCCAGAACTCCGGTCGCCTGCCAGTCCGCGTCCAGTCCATCGACGGACACCGTGAACGTGTCGCCGGGGTGGACATCGGCGGGAGCGGTTACGGTCGCGTCCGCACTCAACGCGGTGAGATCGCGATTCAGAGCGAGCCCGTCGGCTGCCGTGAAGAACAGGTCGGTCTGATCGGTGAGGCCGACGACATTCGCCGCGCCGGGACCGTATCCGGCGATGCGGACCTGCGACCCGGTGTGCTGCTGCGACCCACCCGCTGCCGCGGTCCCATATGCCACGATCATCTGCTGACCCTCGGTCGTCAGCAGGTTGACGCTGAGCCCGGGTGGTGTCGAACCCACGATCTGGCTGGTGTGCGCGTGGTCGGCCGTGACAACGACGAGCGTGTCCCGGCTGGTCTGGGCGTAGGCGAGCGCGACCTGCACGGCCTCGTCGAGGTCGACGGTCTCTCCGATCTGGCCGCAGGCGTTGGCGGCATGGTCCTGCTTGTCGATGCTGGCGCCCTCGACCTGCAGAAAGAAGCCGTCCTCATCGGCCAGCAGGCCGATCGCCTTCTCGGTCAATGCTCCGAGCGAGAGCCCGCTCGCCAGCCGCTCAGGGTTGTCCACACAGGATGCCGCAGGCAGGTCACCCCCGCCCGCGATGGCGGCCGGCCCGTTCCAGCGGACCGGGAAGTTGCCTGTGGCGAACAGTCCGAGGAGGGGCTGGTGAGCGTCGGCGGTGGTGACGGCATCCAATTCCGCCGGAGTGTCGACGAGCTGGTAACCCCGTTGGTCCGCCTGCGCGAACAGCGTCTCGCCCTGCCAAGGACCGGCCTTTGCGACCTGGTTGAAGCTCGCCGAACCGCCGCCGAGCACGACATCCGGGCGGAGGTTGAGCAGCTGCTCACTGATCGAACCCAACCCGCCGTTCTCGAGCGCCTCCGAGGCACAATTCGCGGTGGTCTGATCGGGGCCGTAGCAGCCTCGGGCGGAGATGTGCGCGATCTGCGCTCCCGGTGTCGCATCCTGGATCTCCGCGGTGGAGACGTTTCCGGTCTTCAACCCGTTCGCCTTCGCGATCTCGAGGAGAGTCGCCTGCGGCGCGTTCGAGACATCGACGCTCAGACGCCCGTTCACGGTCTTCGTGCCGGTGGACCAGGCGCTTGCCGTGGACGCGGACTCCGACGCGTAGTTCACGCTGCCGTTGGAGTTGACCGCGTATGTCGTGTACGAGCCGGTCAGCGGAAGCCCGTCGATGCCGGCGAACTCTCCACCGGCGCCCTCGGCGTAGTCGCGCGCGACGGTGATCTCCGAATCTCCCATGCCGTCACCGATCAGCAGGATGACGTTCTTCGCGGGTCCGTCGACGATCGACTCCCGCAGGAGCTGCGTCATATCTCCGTCATTGCGCGTCGCGCCGCCGTGATCGGTGACCGTCCTCTCGTCGCTCTGCGCCGCTGCCGCAGGCAGCGCGAACACCCCCATCAGTCCCGAAGCCGCGAGCAGCACCGCGGTCGTCCCTGCCAGCGCCGACCGACGGCGCTGCAAACTGCGTGTAGTCATCAAAGACCCTTCAGTGGTCGTCGTGCCGCCACCGCGACGACACAATCGTCCACAGAACGGCACGATCGTGAACGGCGAGGGCGGCTCATGGGAACAGCGGGTGACGAGCGTCGGTCGGGGTCCTCGAACGCGTTCCGGCCCTGGCGGTCGGGTAGGAATCCCATCGCGCGATAGCCTCGCATTGTGACGACCGAACAGCGCCTCGCGAACGCCGCGGTGACCCAATTCGCGGTCCTCGACGCGCTGTTGGCCGGAGCGTACGAGTCCGGCATCGCCGTGGGCGATGTGCGAGCGCTCGGCGACTTCGGAATCGGGTGCTGTGAGCACCTGGGCGGCGAGGTCATCATCCTCGACGGTGAGGTGTTCGAATGCACCGTCGACGAGCGGCCGGATCGCATGACGGACGATCAGGTCCTCCCCTTCGTCGATGTCTGCCAGTTCCACGCGGTCTCCGCGCAGCCGATCGCCGGCGCCGACCTGCCCGCGTTCACCGCTCGGGTCGAGGAGCAGCTCGTCAGCAGGAACCTCTTCCACGCCGTCCGCGTCGATGGCGTCTTCACCGCGGTCCGGGTGCGCGTCACGCAGCGTCAGGAGCACCCGTTCCGACCGCTCGCCGAGGTCACGAAAGGTCAGATCGAGACCGTGATCGCCGACGCGCGGGGCACGCTCGTCGGCTTCTGGTCCCCGTCCATCTACCAGGGTGTGACGGTTGCGGGTCTGCATGTCCACTTCATCGCCGACGACCGGAGCATCGGCGGCCACGTCCTCGACGTGATCATCGGCTCCGCGGAGCTGAAGCTCGCGGCGTACTCGCGCTTCGACCTGCGACTGCCGACCGACGAGCATTTTCTCCGCACGGAACTGACGCACAGCGAGGACCATCGCATCGTCGCGGTGGAGGGCGGCGCCGTCGCGCACGCCCGATAGATCGCTGCGGCGCGGGCGGTGCGGCGATTCCCGCAGGAATCAGCTCACCTGATCGCGCGTCGGACCAGATCCCGGATCTTCGTCTCGACTGCCGGCGTCAGCGTCGTCACGGCGAACGAGGTGGCCCACATCTCGCCGTCATCGAGGTTCGCGTCCTCGTTGAATCCCAGCGTGGCGTAGCGGGTCTTGAACTTGGCAGCGCTCTGGAAGAACGCGATCACCTTTCCGTCCGTGTTGGCATAGGCCGGTTGGCCGTACCACGTCTTGGGCATCAGTTCTGGCGCGGCTTCCGCGACGATCTCGTGTAGGCGCCGGGCGATCGCGGCATCCTCGCCGGGCATCTCCGCGATCGCCTCCTGAACGGCCTTCTCTCCGGCGGCCCGATTCTTGCCGGCCTTGGCCTCGTCGCGCAGTTCCTTCGCCCGGTCCTTGACGGCGTCGCGCTCTTCTCTGCTCAGCCCTCCGGACGTATCATCCTTGGTCACGGGATGCTCCTCTCGCTGGACCCCGGCGATCCTCCGGCGCGTAGCCGCTCTCCATCTCGATCACCGCGAGGGTGCACCGGGAGATGCACACGAGCTTGCCATCCTCGTTGGTGATGCGCACCTCCCATACGTGCGAACGACGACCGATCGCGGCCGGCGTCACTTCGGCGAACACCCAGGCTCCGGCGGCCACCGGCCGGATGTGGTTGGCGTTGATCTCCTGCCCGACCACATGGAACTTCGTGCGGTCTACGGCGAGGTAGCCCGCCCACGAGGCGAGCGTCTCGGCGAGCGCCACGGACGCCCCGCCGTGCAGCACGCCCGCCGGCTGGGTCGTGCGCGAGTCGACCGGCATCCGCCCTTTGAGGCTCGTGTCGGTCAGCTCGGTGACCTCGATGCCCAGCTGAGCGATCATCGAGCCCCCCGCCATCGCGTTGATCTCGTCGATCGTCGCCTCGAACGCCCAGATGCTCACGCGGCGAGTTTATACGGGGGTGGATGCCGGGTGTCCTGGAGCGGGTCGATGCTCACGCGGGCATGGTCCGCCGCGTGGACACCGTGGTACCGTCCGTCCACCAGCACGGATCAGCCGTCTTCACACAGGGGGTGTGCGATGAGTCTCGCACGGCCGGAAACCGACCCGAACGTCACACCCCGACGTCTCCTCAGGCTGGCCCTGCCGGCGATCCTCGTCGGCGTGGTGTCGGCTCTCATCCTGTGGACTCTCGACCAGGCCGCCGATGCCCTGTCGAGCGTGATCTGGCAAGTGGCGCCCGGTGCGCTCGGCGTTGATCCGTCCGGGTGGTGGATTATCCTTGTTCTCACGCTCACGGGTCTGGCGGTCGGCCTCGCTCTGCAAGTGCTCCCCGGTCATGGGGGTCCTGATTCGGCGACCACGGAGCTGGTCGGGTCGCCGCTGCCGCTGCGCGTCCTGCCCGGGCTCGCGCTGGTCACGCTGCTGGGGCTGGCCGGGGGTGTCAGCCTCGGCCCGGAGAACCCCATCATCGCCATCAACTCGGCGATCGTCGTCGCGGTCTTCGCCCGATTCATCCCGAAGGTGTCCCCGCAGGTCGCCATGCTGCTGGCGGCCGCGGCGACGATCGGCGCACTGTTCGGCACGCCGGTGGCCGCCGCACTGGTGTTCACAGGCCTGGTCGCGGCGG
Coding sequences within:
- the phoA gene encoding alkaline phosphatase, whose amino-acid sequence is MTTRSLQRRRSALAGTTAVLLAASGLMGVFALPAAAAQSDERTVTDHGGATRNDGDMTQLLRESIVDGPAKNVILLIGDGMGDSEITVARDYAEGAGGEFAGIDGLPLTGSYTTYAVNSNGSVNYASESASTASAWSTGTKTVNGRLSVDVSNAPQATLLEIAKANGLKTGNVSTAEIQDATPGAQIAHISARGCYGPDQTTANCASEALENGGLGSISEQLLNLRPDVVLGGGSASFNQVAKAGPWQGETLFAQADQRGYQLVDTPAELDAVTTADAHQPLLGLFATGNFPVRWNGPAAIAGGGDLPAASCVDNPERLASGLSLGALTEKAIGLLADEDGFFLQVEGASIDKQDHAANACGQIGETVDLDEAVQVALAYAQTSRDTLVVVTADHAHTSQIVGSTPPGLSVNLLTTEGQQMIVAYGTAAAGGSQQHTGSQVRIAGYGPGAANVVGLTDQTDLFFTAADGLALNRDLTALSADATVTAPADVHPGDTFTVSVDGLDADWQATGVLASDPVDLGQVDVLAGHAEFSATAPDEEGPHTITLTGVQTGTVLKATVNVTGGAITPPPASPSPLPGAAGGAAQGGSPLALTGSAVPWAAAGVALAMTVTGAYLLARRRRQQLRVTHL
- the budA gene encoding acetolactate decarboxylase, producing the protein MTTEQRLANAAVTQFAVLDALLAGAYESGIAVGDVRALGDFGIGCCEHLGGEVIILDGEVFECTVDERPDRMTDDQVLPFVDVCQFHAVSAQPIAGADLPAFTARVEEQLVSRNLFHAVRVDGVFTAVRVRVTQRQEHPFRPLAEVTKGQIETVIADARGTLVGFWSPSIYQGVTVAGLHVHFIADDRSIGGHVLDVIIGSAELKLAAYSRFDLRLPTDEHFLRTELTHSEDHRIVAVEGGAVAHAR
- a CDS encoding FAD-dependent oxidoreductase, which gives rise to METAQWDAIVIGAGAAGLSAAQMLGRSRRRTLVLDAGAPRNRFAAHMHGVLGHDGVAPGDLLAHGRAEVEAYGVELRTASVARVDDTPTRVEVTLADGTSETARALVVATGISDDLPDIPGLAERWGSAVLHCPYCHGWEVRDRRLGVVLVSPRQLHQAELVRQWSDDVVVFTGAMGTLEPDAARRLRARGVEIISEPVVEVLGDDREVSGVRLADGQVVEIDAIFTMGEARPHDTFLAHLGLDRADTPFGAFLAVDATGKTSAERIWAAGNVVSPTANVPLSMGAGAMAGAAVNGALVQEDFALACEEAGADLAPDAYWDHRYADAERMWSGRPNRAVVDAVSQLPPGRALDLGCGEGADTIWLAQRGWDATGVDISAIAIARAQTAADAESVSARFLATDLSDTDAAGEYDLVTASFFHSPVALDRTGALKRAAQRVASGGRLLIVSHAGPPPWAPPGHGGHVFLTAPEELASLELSLDEWTVEIAETRSREVVAPDGAPAMIDDAVVMVRRR
- a CDS encoding aldo/keto reductase, with amino-acid sequence MKQRTLVGRQVSAIGLGAMPLSMNNDKQIPSFEDAVGTVHAALDAGVTIVDTADIYAPTWNEMGHNERIVAEALRTWDGDAASIFVATKGGITRSEGEVWGRDGSEAYLRQAVERSLEILGVDQIDLYQYHRPDRSRVYGDSMKALASLREDGLVRAVGISNASVEEIEIALDVLGEGNLASVQNEFSPKHPGSIDELRFCEEHGIAFLPWSPLGGTGGGGRSVGARFSTFREVGEVHAVSPQQVVLAWELALGPHVIPIPGARRAASILDSVKAADLELGSVEIAGLSESVGIFD
- a CDS encoding hotdog fold thioesterase, yielding MSIWAFEATIDEINAMAGGSMIAQLGIEVTELTDTSLKGRMPVDSRTTQPAGVLHGGASVALAETLASWAGYLAVDRTKFHVVGQEINANHIRPVAAGAWVFAEVTPAAIGRRSHVWEVRITNEDGKLVCISRCTLAVIEMESGYAPEDRRGPARGASRDQG